A genomic segment from Deinococcus yavapaiensis KR-236 encodes:
- a CDS encoding NADPH-dependent F420 reductase has product MNTKIGILGTGMMGATLGNRLARAGFQVMFGSRTPEKAAALAQTVGADARGGSLADAAAFGDIVVLAVGFQHAPDTIAAAGDLSGKVLLDITSAWDTSQRPVQLQVGHTTSAAEELARLVPTAHVVKSLNFLYAEVLEQPVFDGVPADAYYCGDDDESKARVAEMLRALTLEPLDAGPLSSARLLEPLGLLWMRLARFSGAGPHSAFKLLRREVTDKTSK; this is encoded by the coding sequence GTGAACACCAAGATCGGCATTCTCGGCACGGGCATGATGGGCGCCACGCTCGGCAACCGCTTGGCTCGAGCGGGCTTCCAGGTGATGTTCGGCTCCCGCACCCCGGAGAAAGCGGCTGCCCTCGCTCAGACCGTCGGCGCGGACGCTCGCGGAGGAAGCTTGGCGGACGCGGCGGCCTTCGGCGACATCGTCGTTTTGGCCGTGGGCTTCCAGCACGCCCCCGACACGATCGCCGCCGCGGGCGACTTGTCCGGGAAAGTGCTGCTGGACATCACGAGCGCTTGGGACACCAGCCAGCGGCCCGTGCAACTTCAGGTGGGACACACGACCTCGGCGGCCGAGGAACTCGCGCGACTCGTTCCGACCGCGCACGTCGTGAAGTCCCTCAACTTCTTGTACGCCGAAGTGCTGGAGCAACCCGTGTTCGACGGCGTCCCGGCGGACGCTTACTACTGCGGCGACGACGACGAGTCGAAAGCGCGGGTCGCCGAGATGCTTCGCGCCTTGACGCTCGAGCCTCTCGATGCCGGGCCGCTTTCGAGCGCGCGGCTTCTCGAGCCGCTCGGCTTGCTGTGGATGCGTCTGGCGCGCTTTTCCGGAGCGGGACCGCACTCGGCATTCAAGCTGCTGCGGCGCGAGGTGACCGACAAGACGTCGAAGTGA
- a CDS encoding tetratricopeptide repeat protein — MLRRDVKREEVTRTLSFTESSELARMLPEWADTERERDAKPLEPQQLVGVLARALLALAPDSPEARAPLVLFLDDAQWADASTLQTLRRLCVHVAASNAKVLILLTARAEGMAEASLLAAFSSDVGRELATSRLDLEPLDRHDTKRLLEAVAGREARADVEALGEQLFAETLGHPLYLVETLKGLLERGAISHDDEGMVLDAARIVEGLRAGAAGVRAVIGSRLARLSSSAVALAQASATLATAAEFEVLRAVADLGELEALDGFEALTHAGLLHETADGRLTLSHDRVRETVSELLGGPRRALLHKRALAVLERAGASPAALAHHALASGAHEVAAVHLERAGVHALNVGAFDEALRDFERALEVTQRRVPVALERRRALLTRIEFTLYLRDGHQLGALQDRWRRAARDARNSAATSEEAFALGALAASLASQGHHTQAGEAARASLDAARASGDAKTSARALGTLGRLAVERRDWTQAERWLHEAEREARSAGEEALALEARARLASVVTFGHDDPQAGRDIEEDVLRRRLELGETGPILASLVSLTYTCARLGDYAEALRLLDEWAVWSERAGNGRVDANVLGMRGMLWFEQDEVERALTAGEASLREFQKVNVVLPYSYAGLAACLARLGRIDEARRAFERGEALNALDEDLYHKAATAWALGDAALELGDFTRAESFYRQALSANSTAWLLVGLRGLGEVHARTGNEGDAVRLLGVVLARRAAGVHQHRRAKSALAHLGQADASDLLEAALALGRAADLESVVAHERSLGDRSARGRQD; from the coding sequence ATGTTGCGCCGAGACGTGAAGCGCGAAGAGGTGACGCGGACCTTGTCGTTCACCGAGAGTTCCGAACTCGCGCGCATGCTGCCCGAGTGGGCAGACACCGAGCGTGAGCGCGACGCGAAGCCGCTCGAGCCGCAGCAGTTGGTGGGCGTGTTGGCGCGGGCCCTGCTCGCCCTCGCGCCCGATTCTCCCGAAGCGCGCGCACCCCTCGTGCTTTTTCTCGACGACGCGCAATGGGCGGACGCGAGCACCTTGCAGACCTTGAGGCGCCTTTGCGTTCACGTCGCCGCTTCCAACGCGAAAGTGCTCATCCTCTTGACGGCCCGCGCCGAGGGGATGGCGGAAGCGTCTCTCCTGGCAGCGTTCAGCTCGGACGTCGGTCGGGAGCTCGCGACCAGCCGCCTCGATCTCGAACCGCTCGATCGGCACGACACGAAACGGCTCCTCGAAGCCGTCGCGGGACGCGAAGCGCGCGCGGACGTCGAAGCGCTGGGCGAGCAGTTGTTCGCGGAAACGCTGGGTCACCCGTTGTACCTCGTCGAAACTCTCAAAGGGCTGCTCGAACGAGGCGCGATCTCGCACGACGACGAGGGAATGGTTCTCGACGCGGCGCGAATCGTCGAGGGATTGAGGGCGGGCGCGGCGGGCGTGCGGGCCGTGATCGGCTCGCGGCTCGCCCGCTTGTCGTCGTCCGCCGTGGCGCTCGCTCAGGCGAGCGCCACGCTCGCGACGGCGGCCGAGTTCGAGGTCCTGCGCGCCGTCGCCGACCTCGGCGAACTCGAGGCGCTCGACGGCTTCGAAGCGTTGACCCACGCGGGCTTGCTGCACGAAACGGCGGACGGACGCCTCACGCTGTCGCACGACCGCGTGCGCGAAACGGTGAGCGAACTTTTGGGCGGACCGCGGCGCGCATTGCTGCACAAGCGGGCACTGGCGGTGTTGGAACGCGCGGGCGCTTCACCCGCCGCGCTCGCGCATCACGCCCTCGCGTCGGGAGCGCACGAGGTGGCCGCCGTGCACTTGGAGCGCGCGGGCGTTCATGCCCTCAACGTCGGGGCGTTCGACGAGGCGCTGCGTGACTTCGAGCGGGCGCTCGAAGTCACGCAGCGCCGAGTTCCAGTCGCACTCGAACGGCGACGCGCCCTGCTGACACGCATCGAGTTCACGTTGTACCTGCGCGACGGGCACCAACTCGGAGCGTTGCAAGATCGCTGGCGTCGCGCGGCCCGCGACGCGCGAAACAGCGCGGCCACGTCCGAGGAGGCCTTCGCGCTCGGAGCGCTCGCGGCGTCTCTCGCCAGCCAAGGACACCACACGCAGGCGGGTGAGGCGGCCCGAGCGTCGCTCGACGCGGCGCGGGCGTCGGGCGACGCCAAGACGAGCGCCCGCGCCCTCGGGACGCTCGGTCGGCTGGCCGTGGAACGCCGCGACTGGACGCAGGCCGAGCGTTGGCTGCACGAAGCCGAACGCGAAGCGCGAAGCGCGGGAGAAGAAGCGCTCGCGCTCGAGGCGCGCGCTCGACTCGCGTCGGTCGTGACCTTCGGGCACGACGATCCGCAAGCCGGGCGGGACATCGAGGAGGACGTCTTGCGCCGACGCCTCGAACTCGGCGAGACCGGGCCGATTCTCGCGTCGCTCGTGAGCTTGACGTACACGTGCGCCCGCCTCGGCGATTACGCCGAGGCGCTCCGCCTGTTGGACGAGTGGGCGGTATGGTCGGAGCGTGCCGGGAACGGGCGTGTCGACGCGAACGTCCTCGGGATGCGTGGAATGCTGTGGTTCGAGCAAGACGAGGTCGAGCGCGCCCTGACGGCCGGAGAGGCGTCGCTCCGGGAATTCCAGAAGGTCAACGTGGTCCTGCCGTACTCGTACGCGGGCCTCGCCGCTTGCCTCGCGCGGCTCGGCCGAATAGACGAAGCTCGCCGCGCCTTCGAGCGCGGCGAGGCGCTCAACGCCCTCGACGAAGACTTGTACCACAAGGCCGCCACCGCTTGGGCGCTCGGCGACGCGGCGCTCGAACTCGGCGACTTCACGCGCGCCGAGAGCTTTTACCGGCAAGCGCTCTCGGCGAACTCCACGGCGTGGTTGCTCGTCGGATTGCGCGGCCTCGGCGAGGTGCATGCCCGCACCGGAAATGAAGGAGACGCCGTTCGATTGCTCGGCGTGGTGCTCGCCCGCCGAGCCGCCGGGGTGCATCAGCATCGACGGGCGAAGTCCGCGTTGGCACACCTCGGCCAGGCCGACGCCTCGGATCTGCTCGAGGCGGCCCTCGCGCTGGGACGCGCGGCGGACTTGGAAAGCGTCGTCGCCCACGAGCGATCGCTCGGCGATCGCTCGGCGCGGGGTCGTCAAGATTGA
- a CDS encoding phosphotransferase-like protein, producing the protein MTAPRTSGRLIVVNGTSSAGKSSLCAALQHLLDEPYWLLGYDRAWMMGPWRYGPVQANERDGVWYDLDPENPTVAVGIGVGPVGQRSVSGLHHMVASLLEQGHNVIVDALFMEAAWFEHAMRLWRPYRPLLVALKPPLEVSERWEAERDATKAGRPTGLARLAYDAVHAHGSFDVELDPSLGTPEDAARQVIERSRGRLGPAQLEAAGETR; encoded by the coding sequence GTGACGGCGCCTCGAACGTCGGGCCGTTTGATCGTCGTCAACGGCACGTCCAGCGCCGGGAAGTCCTCGTTGTGCGCCGCCTTGCAGCACCTGCTCGACGAGCCGTACTGGCTGTTGGGCTACGACCGCGCTTGGATGATGGGACCGTGGCGGTACGGCCCTGTTCAAGCGAACGAGCGTGACGGGGTGTGGTACGACCTCGATCCCGAGAATCCCACGGTGGCCGTCGGCATCGGCGTCGGTCCGGTCGGGCAGCGTTCGGTGAGCGGACTGCACCACATGGTCGCCTCGCTGCTCGAGCAGGGGCACAACGTCATCGTGGACGCGCTGTTCATGGAAGCGGCGTGGTTCGAGCACGCCATGCGGTTGTGGAGGCCGTACCGTCCGCTGCTCGTCGCGCTCAAGCCCCCGCTCGAAGTCAGCGAGCGCTGGGAAGCCGAGCGGGACGCGACCAAAGCGGGAAGACCGACCGGCCTCGCCCGCCTCGCGTACGACGCGGTGCATGCCCACGGCTCGTTCGACGTGGAACTCGACCCGTCCCTCGGCACGCCCGAGGACGCGGCGCGTCAAGTCATCGAGCGCTCGCGGGGACGGCTGGGCCCCGCCCAACTCGAAGCGGCAGGCGAAACGCGGTGA
- a CDS encoding GNAT family N-acetyltransferase: MPTVTLRTASDLHALVRALRRVHASDGYPVDFPPDPRGFLSPRGLVAAWTARLDGEIVGHVGLSWRGASESNCVRTASERTKRPPEDFGLVTRLFVTPNGRGRGVGDALMEAAEEFLRARRLVGTLDVDEAATAAIRLYERRGWKHVATNLERFSEGREVSLRVFVGAEQRT; this comes from the coding sequence ATGCCGACCGTCACGCTCCGCACCGCCTCGGATTTGCATGCCCTCGTCCGCGCCCTTCGCCGCGTGCACGCGTCGGACGGCTACCCCGTCGACTTCCCGCCCGATCCGCGAGGCTTCCTCTCGCCAAGAGGACTCGTCGCCGCGTGGACGGCTCGGCTGGACGGCGAGATCGTCGGGCACGTCGGCTTGTCGTGGCGTGGCGCGAGCGAGTCGAACTGCGTACGCACGGCGAGCGAGCGGACGAAGCGCCCACCGGAGGACTTCGGTTTGGTGACGCGCCTGTTCGTCACACCGAACGGTCGAGGCCGAGGCGTCGGTGACGCGTTGATGGAAGCGGCGGAAGAATTCCTGCGAGCGCGCCGCCTCGTCGGAACGCTCGACGTGGACGAGGCGGCGACGGCGGCGATTCGTTTGTACGAGCGCCGTGGGTGGAAGCACGTCGCGACGAATCTCGAGCGCTTCTCGGAAGGCCGGGAGGTGTCCTTGCGCGTCTTCGTCGGAGCCGAGCAGCGAACGTGA
- a CDS encoding SDR family oxidoreductase produces the protein MSKIVIITGGSRGIGAATARLAALRGWTVAVNYQRDEHAAEQVAGNIVRAGGRAVTVQGDVSVEADVARLFEDVERRLGNITALVNNAGILERQARVDELDSARLTRVFATNVVGSFLCAREAVRRLSTRYGGAGGAIVNVSSRAAVLGSAGEYVDYAASKGAVDTLTVGLAREVAAEGIRVNGVRPGLIETDIHALGGEPGRVTRLAGSVPMKRGGSPEEVAAAIVWLLSDEASYVTGTFVDVSGGR, from the coding sequence GTGTCGAAAATCGTGATCATCACCGGCGGCAGTCGAGGCATCGGCGCGGCCACCGCGCGCCTCGCCGCCCTGCGAGGTTGGACGGTCGCCGTGAACTACCAACGTGACGAGCACGCCGCCGAGCAGGTCGCCGGGAACATCGTGCGGGCCGGAGGGCGGGCCGTGACCGTGCAAGGCGACGTCAGCGTCGAGGCCGACGTCGCACGCCTCTTCGAGGACGTCGAGCGCCGCCTCGGCAACATCACGGCCCTCGTGAACAACGCGGGCATCCTCGAGCGGCAAGCGCGAGTGGACGAACTCGACTCGGCGCGCCTCACGCGCGTGTTCGCCACGAACGTCGTGGGCAGCTTCCTGTGCGCGCGAGAAGCCGTGCGGCGCCTGTCCACGCGGTACGGCGGGGCGGGCGGCGCCATCGTGAACGTGTCGTCCCGCGCGGCCGTGCTGGGATCGGCGGGCGAGTACGTGGACTACGCGGCGTCGAAGGGCGCGGTGGACACCCTCACGGTCGGCCTCGCGCGGGAAGTGGCGGCGGAAGGCATTCGCGTGAACGGCGTGCGACCGGGCCTCATCGAGACGGACATTCACGCCCTCGGTGGAGAGCCGGGGCGCGTGACGCGCCTGGCGGGAAGCGTGCCGATGAAGCGGGGCGGCAGTCCCGAGGAAGTCGCGGCGGCGATCGTGTGGCTGCTGTCCGACGAAGCGTCGTACGTGACGGGAACCTTCGTGGACGTCAGCGGCGGACGCTGA
- a CDS encoding BTAD domain-containing putative transcriptional regulator, with the protein MSDLSVRLLGAPDLRVEGRPLVFKTRKTLALAAYLLLEPGAHPREKLAGLLWPDVDPEAARASLRNTLAYLRAALGEAQPRLSATRSTVSFDVLLGECDVGELERVAAEARLSSEEVAHLERAVTSWRGELLDGFETSGSGASAASDFDAWLSERRGAVRAAADFVFDRLSERQLEREPARAAETAGRWLTLDRFNEAAWRRLVLARLAAGQRALAKEAFEACRSTLRSELGVTPAPETLALEPRLLDAPLGTARSAPLDLTSVSRDTPLVGRSAAFALLMRAYEDAARGKPSVAWIVGEPGIGKTRLAHAFSGRAAEDGARAARTRVRSEHARLRAARGHVAPRREARRGDADLVVHREFRTRAHAARVGRHRA; encoded by the coding sequence ATGTCCGACTTGTCCGTGCGTCTGCTCGGCGCGCCCGATCTGCGCGTCGAGGGCCGACCGCTCGTGTTCAAGACGCGCAAGACGCTCGCGCTCGCCGCGTACTTGCTGCTCGAGCCGGGCGCGCATCCGCGCGAGAAGCTCGCGGGATTGCTGTGGCCCGACGTGGACCCCGAAGCCGCTCGGGCCAGCTTGCGCAACACCCTCGCGTACTTGCGCGCGGCCCTCGGCGAAGCGCAGCCTCGCCTGTCCGCGACGCGCTCGACCGTGTCCTTCGACGTTTTGCTCGGCGAGTGCGACGTGGGGGAACTCGAACGGGTGGCGGCCGAAGCGCGCCTTTCAAGCGAGGAGGTCGCGCACTTGGAGCGAGCAGTGACGTCGTGGCGAGGCGAGTTGCTCGACGGTTTCGAAACGAGCGGTAGTGGCGCGAGCGCTGCGTCGGACTTCGACGCGTGGCTTTCCGAGCGGCGCGGCGCCGTTCGTGCCGCCGCCGACTTCGTGTTCGACCGACTCAGCGAGCGGCAACTCGAGCGCGAGCCCGCACGCGCCGCGGAAACGGCCGGACGCTGGTTAACGCTCGACCGTTTCAACGAGGCGGCGTGGCGCCGCCTCGTTCTTGCACGCCTCGCCGCGGGACAGCGGGCCCTCGCCAAAGAAGCGTTCGAGGCGTGCCGCTCGACGTTGCGAAGCGAGCTCGGCGTGACGCCCGCACCGGAAACGCTCGCCCTGGAACCGCGTCTGCTCGACGCGCCGCTCGGAACGGCGCGAAGCGCACCCTTGGACTTGACGAGCGTTTCGCGTGATACGCCGCTCGTCGGACGATCGGCGGCGTTCGCGCTCCTCATGCGGGCATACGAGGACGCGGCGCGCGGCAAGCCGAGCGTCGCGTGGATCGTCGGTGAGCCCGGCATCGGCAAGACCCGGCTCGCCCACGCTTTTTCCGGCAGAGCGGCCGAGGACGGCGCGCGTGCTGCGCGCACGCGCGTTCGAAGCGAGCACGCCCGCCTTCGAGCCGCTCGTGGACATGTTGCGCCGAGACGTGAAGCGCGAAGAGGTGACGCGGACCTTGTCGTTCACCGAGAGTTCCGAACTCGCGCGCATGCTGCCCGAGTGGGCAGACACCGAGCGTGA
- a CDS encoding GNAT family N-acetyltransferase, with amino-acid sequence MSNASTSDFGHPSCSSRSQRDVHAIAQRRADVYAAFFRGYLSFPSDARERLGVEAIEFGAGVLELVRSLPYPSFNLVRDFGVTAPATSEDIDALLHVVREENVVGWGLPLDPRVQPANLAEALRARGIGEVFRLSALHVSAEELRRRGDVTRPSDLDVREVEEADVDQAAAFVAEQFGMPGPLGDLLRLGVRHLGWRCYAVLDEGEFSSVGFLTVEGSAALLHSTVTRSDARGRGGQTALIARRIRDALALGCEDFFVDVLAGPDNPSRRNLERIGFESAYEVPLYMAEPQS; translated from the coding sequence ATGTCCAACGCATCGACGTCCGATTTCGGTCACCCCTCATGTTCTTCGCGTTCGCAAAGGGACGTCCACGCGATCGCGCAGCGACGAGCCGACGTCTACGCGGCGTTCTTTCGCGGTTACTTGTCGTTTCCGAGTGACGCCCGCGAGCGGCTCGGCGTCGAAGCCATCGAATTTGGAGCGGGCGTGCTGGAACTCGTGCGCTCTTTGCCGTACCCGTCGTTCAACCTCGTGCGGGACTTCGGCGTGACGGCGCCCGCGACGAGCGAAGACATCGACGCGTTGCTTCACGTCGTTCGCGAGGAGAACGTTGTCGGGTGGGGCTTGCCGCTCGATCCTCGCGTGCAACCGGCGAATCTCGCCGAAGCGCTCCGAGCGCGCGGCATCGGGGAAGTCTTTCGCCTCTCGGCGCTCCACGTGTCCGCCGAGGAACTGCGACGTCGAGGCGACGTGACGCGTCCATCCGACCTCGACGTTCGGGAAGTCGAGGAGGCCGACGTGGACCAAGCCGCCGCCTTCGTCGCCGAGCAGTTCGGCATGCCCGGCCCTTTGGGCGACCTCTTGCGGCTCGGGGTTCGACACCTCGGCTGGCGATGCTACGCCGTGCTCGACGAAGGCGAGTTCAGCAGCGTCGGCTTCCTGACGGTGGAAGGTTCGGCCGCCTTGCTGCACTCGACCGTGACGCGGTCCGACGCGCGTGGACGCGGCGGGCAAACCGCGCTCATCGCGCGCCGGATACGCGACGCGCTCGCCCTCGGTTGTGAGGACTTCTTCGTGGACGTGCTCGCCGGACCGGACAACCCGAGCCGCCGCAACCTCGAGCGGATAGGTTTCGAGTCCGCGTACGAAGTCCCCTTGTACATGGCGGAACCTCAATCTTGA
- a CDS encoding NADP-dependent oxidoreductase, with protein MKAMTIHAYGDPDVFRLEDLPLPSPAPGEVLVRVRALSVNPVDTKWRRKGPFGAFPVVLGWDVSGTVEALGDGVSAFEIGDAVFGMVRFPSEGRAYAQYVAAPASHLHRVPTSLGFRDAAAMTLAALTAQQGLTAMRLQAGQTVLIHAAAGGVGHFAVQLAKLRGARVIGTASTRNHDFVRSLGADEVIDYRARPFEEQVERVDAVFDCVGGETQTRSFAVLEPGGTLVTIVGKPSQELAASRGVTAIGFLVHPSNEDLAFLAARVDAAELRPHVSEVLSLEKMADAHRAVESGRTVGKIVLDVE; from the coding sequence ATGAAAGCGATGACGATACACGCCTACGGTGATCCGGACGTCTTTAGGCTCGAAGACTTGCCGCTCCCGTCGCCCGCGCCCGGCGAGGTGCTCGTGCGAGTGCGGGCCCTGAGCGTCAACCCAGTCGATACGAAGTGGCGGCGCAAAGGACCCTTCGGCGCCTTTCCCGTCGTCCTCGGCTGGGACGTGAGCGGCACCGTCGAAGCGCTCGGCGATGGTGTGAGTGCGTTCGAGATCGGCGACGCGGTGTTCGGCATGGTGCGCTTCCCGAGCGAAGGCCGCGCGTACGCTCAGTACGTCGCCGCGCCCGCCTCGCACTTACACCGCGTTCCGACCTCGCTGGGCTTTCGCGACGCCGCCGCGATGACCCTCGCGGCCCTCACGGCGCAGCAAGGACTCACCGCCATGCGCTTGCAGGCCGGGCAGACGGTGTTGATTCACGCGGCGGCGGGCGGCGTGGGGCACTTCGCCGTGCAACTCGCGAAGTTACGCGGCGCGCGGGTGATCGGCACGGCGTCGACGCGCAACCACGACTTCGTGCGTTCGCTCGGCGCAGACGAGGTGATCGACTACCGAGCGCGGCCCTTCGAGGAGCAAGTCGAGCGCGTCGACGCCGTGTTCGATTGCGTCGGCGGCGAGACGCAAACGCGGTCGTTCGCGGTCCTAGAGCCCGGGGGAACGCTCGTGACGATCGTCGGCAAGCCGTCGCAGGAACTCGCGGCGAGCCGCGGCGTGACGGCCATCGGCTTCCTCGTGCATCCCTCGAACGAGGACCTCGCGTTTCTTGCCGCGCGCGTGGACGCCGCGGAGTTACGTCCGCACGTCAGCGAAGTCCTTTCGCTCGAGAAGATGGCGGACGCGCACCGAGCGGTCGAGTCGGGTCGCACCGTCGGCAAGATCGTCCTCGACGTCGAGTAG
- a CDS encoding GAF domain-containing protein: MVAMLASRTSQEEARLAALRRYDIIGSLPEHAFDRLAHLAARILDTPIALVSLVVEDRQWFKACVGLDIRETERVLSFCAHAISQDDVFVVNDASLDPRFEHNALVTDEPNIRFYAGAPLVTPEGFKLGTLCVIDVSPRATFGEKERETLRDLAAIVVDEMELRAVKLQIQEEAREKTRLLEELQESAGVQAALLGVSNLMQSDLPPTDVVMRALELVSRAADVDWCSLVAIRDEEAWMEAVWTRDPSGNDVTRSLPSKLRRGRGVMWDVVANGQARYASSYEQEAHASSAMSAAGMKSAAWLPLGQYDGTSYIVMYGRLHRERPWTERDRQLLEAAAGSVRRAMEFRERTRRMQDAALTDALTRLGNRRAFNEAMSARGSGSAVRVLAIDLDGVKEVNETLGPAAGDALLRVFAVALAEHLPANTTAYRLDSARFMVLFEGGASVATLKLARSVAAEHVEQALGIARSVGFERITAWCGVGSWPEEAPTLHDAVRLAEIRLYEDKRSKARGASPSAPSLGASPKAGTSNGSVSVNGVTVNVLTRTVQFGTKSVALRPKEVVLLATLASAPDQVVSHEELQEALGGPSVDVSNALTMHVMNVRRKLSQLAAPVKIRAVRGSGYSLQTEVDEAP, encoded by the coding sequence ATGGTCGCAATGCTCGCGAGTCGAACATCACAGGAAGAGGCGAGGCTTGCTGCCCTGAGACGCTACGACATCATCGGCTCCCTCCCCGAACACGCGTTCGACCGTCTCGCTCATCTCGCCGCGCGAATTTTGGATACGCCCATCGCCCTCGTTTCGCTCGTCGTCGAGGATCGGCAGTGGTTCAAAGCGTGCGTCGGACTCGACATTCGCGAGACGGAGCGTGTCTTGTCCTTTTGCGCTCATGCCATAAGTCAAGACGACGTCTTCGTCGTGAACGACGCGTCGCTCGATCCGCGCTTCGAGCACAACGCCTTGGTCACGGACGAGCCGAACATTCGCTTTTACGCGGGGGCGCCACTCGTCACTCCGGAAGGCTTCAAGCTCGGGACGTTGTGCGTCATCGACGTCTCGCCACGAGCGACGTTCGGCGAGAAGGAGCGCGAGACGCTGCGAGACCTCGCGGCGATCGTCGTCGACGAAATGGAGTTGCGCGCCGTGAAACTGCAAATTCAAGAGGAAGCGCGTGAAAAAACGCGGTTGCTGGAGGAACTGCAGGAAAGCGCGGGCGTGCAAGCCGCGTTGTTGGGCGTGTCGAACTTGATGCAGTCGGACTTGCCCCCGACGGACGTCGTGATGCGCGCCCTCGAACTCGTTTCGCGCGCCGCCGACGTCGATTGGTGCAGCTTGGTGGCCATACGGGACGAGGAGGCGTGGATGGAGGCCGTGTGGACGCGCGATCCTTCCGGAAACGACGTGACGCGCAGCCTTCCGTCGAAGTTGCGGCGCGGTCGAGGCGTGATGTGGGACGTCGTCGCGAACGGGCAGGCTCGGTACGCGTCGTCGTACGAACAAGAAGCGCACGCGTCGTCGGCGATGTCGGCGGCGGGAATGAAGTCGGCGGCGTGGTTGCCGCTCGGGCAGTACGACGGCACGTCGTACATCGTGATGTACGGTCGGCTGCATCGGGAACGACCTTGGACGGAACGTGACCGACAACTGTTGGAAGCGGCGGCGGGATCGGTTCGGCGCGCGATGGAGTTTCGCGAGCGGACGCGCCGCATGCAGGACGCGGCCCTCACGGACGCTTTGACGCGTCTGGGCAACCGCCGAGCGTTCAACGAGGCGATGAGCGCGCGTGGAAGCGGTTCGGCCGTGCGTGTCCTCGCGATCGACTTGGACGGCGTGAAAGAGGTGAACGAAACGCTCGGCCCGGCCGCGGGCGACGCGTTGCTGCGCGTGTTCGCCGTGGCGTTGGCCGAGCATCTTCCGGCCAATACCACGGCGTATCGTCTCGATAGCGCCCGGTTCATGGTGCTTTTCGAAGGGGGCGCTTCCGTCGCTACCCTCAAGCTCGCGCGCTCCGTGGCCGCCGAACACGTCGAACAAGCCTTGGGAATCGCTCGCTCGGTGGGATTCGAGCGCATCACGGCTTGGTGCGGCGTGGGGTCCTGGCCCGAGGAAGCGCCGACGTTGCATGACGCTGTTCGCTTGGCCGAGATTCGCCTGTACGAGGATAAGCGCTCGAAGGCCCGAGGTGCCTCTCCGTCCGCGCCGAGTCTCGGCGCGTCTCCGAAAGCCGGGACTTCGAACGGGTCGGTGAGCGTCAACGGTGTGACCGTGAACGTGCTGACGCGCACGGTGCAGTTCGGCACGAAGAGCGTGGCCTTGCGTCCGAAGGAGGTGGTGTTGCTCGCGACCCTGGCTTCTGCCCCCGATCAAGTGGTGTCCCACGAGGAATTGCAAGAGGCCTTGGGCGGCCCGAGCGTGGACGTCAGCAACGCCTTGACGATGCACGTGATGAACGTGCGCCGGAAGTTGTCGCAGTTGGCCGCGCCCGTGAAGATTCGCGCGGTACGAGGCTCGGGCTACTCGCTGCAGACCGAGGTCGACGAGGCGCCTTGA
- the trpS gene encoding tryptophan--tRNA ligase, whose amino-acid sequence MKQRILTGDRPTASLHIGHLVGSLRSRVALQREYDTFVLIADVQALTDHFEHPRKVRDNVLEVALDYLAVGLDQQSATFVVQSRIPEIAELTVFYLNLVTVSHLRQNPTVKAEIVQKGFGESVPAGFFVYPVSQAADITAFGAHLVPVGDDQLPMIEQTVEIVRRFNRLYAPVLVEPKALVGDVPRLPGLDGRPKMSKSAGNAIFLSDSADEVARKVKGMYTDPNHLTVEAPGSVEGNPVFAYLDAFDSDKQKVAELKAHYRRGGLGDVKVKRYLTEVLDATLTPIRERRRSFGRDLDEVERIVREGTRKGREVASETAASVKRAMHLDFFEARVH is encoded by the coding sequence GTGAAGCAACGTATCCTCACCGGCGACCGACCCACCGCTTCCTTGCACATCGGGCACCTCGTGGGCTCCTTGAGAAGCCGTGTGGCCTTGCAGCGCGAGTACGACACGTTCGTTCTCATCGCGGACGTGCAAGCCCTCACCGACCACTTCGAGCATCCTCGCAAAGTGCGCGACAACGTCTTGGAAGTCGCCCTCGACTACCTCGCCGTCGGCCTCGACCAGCAGAGCGCGACCTTCGTCGTGCAATCACGAATTCCCGAAATCGCCGAACTCACCGTCTTCTACCTCAATTTGGTGACGGTGTCGCACCTACGGCAAAACCCCACCGTGAAAGCGGAAATCGTGCAGAAGGGCTTCGGAGAGTCGGTTCCGGCGGGATTTTTCGTGTATCCCGTGTCGCAAGCGGCGGACATCACGGCGTTCGGCGCGCATCTCGTGCCCGTCGGAGATGACCAGCTTCCGATGATCGAGCAGACGGTGGAGATCGTGCGGCGCTTCAATCGCCTGTACGCTCCGGTCTTGGTCGAGCCGAAGGCTCTCGTGGGTGACGTTCCGAGGCTCCCGGGTCTCGATGGCCGCCCGAAGATGAGCAAGTCGGCGGGCAACGCGATCTTCCTGTCCGACTCGGCCGACGAGGTCGCGCGCAAGGTGAAAGGCATGTACACCGACCCGAACCACCTGACGGTCGAAGCTCCCGGAAGCGTGGAGGGCAACCCGGTGTTCGCGTACCTCGACGCCTTCGACTCGGACAAGCAGAAGGTAGCCGAGTTGAAAGCGCACTACCGAAGGGGCGGCCTGGGAGACGTGAAGGTCAAGCGGTACCTCACGGAGGTGCTGGACGCGACCCTCACGCCGATCCGCGAGCGACGCCGAAGCTTCGGGCGCGACCTCGACGAGGTGGAGCGGATCGTGCGCGAAGGGACGCGCAAAGGGCGCGAAGTCGCGTCGGAAACGGCCGCGAGCGTGAAGCGCGCGATGCACCTGGATTTCTTCGAAGCTCGGGTACACTGA